The following coding sequences lie in one Acropora palmata chromosome 3, jaAcrPala1.3, whole genome shotgun sequence genomic window:
- the LOC141875539 gene encoding bifunctional 3'-5' exonuclease/ATP-dependent helicase WRN-like, which translates to MLSTKFWKLFFQEEIAILPTGYGKSVIFHLLPYLFDYISKLNESPQNSIILVVTPLNALVDDQLKILMQQSIVTPTPPTSGNSGDMDFQRCHDLKFPSPLEHSSLKMPHFPPLFPEVGGVGVTIDCCITHRGISSTVLKSKKPVSDADEDCDSDSVDNEKSHGLTNDSETLGNLKEGKCRIIFSHPEAFISCKEGRMLLLSKVYQDRVMACVIDEAHLVEEWGFDFRPDFANLSQLVSIFPAIPILALTATAPKKNCDSLTKALNLEKPCIVKADLDRPNIFLHKEKRKAASSGVDSYDSILYPIAKDLKKKLADYPLTLIYLPLKWCGYAFKLFLDILENCLFGQFHAPQTEQMKQQMLKQLTCKSSNSTIRVVFATIAIGIGVNIPSIRQVIHIGAPRTLESYYQQIG; encoded by the exons ATGCT CAGTACAAAGTTTTGGAAGCTGTTCTTTCAGGAAGAGATAGCAATCCTTCCAACTGGTTATGGAAAATCAGTAATTTTCCATTTGTTGCCGTACCTATTTGATTACATTTCTAAGCTTAATGAAAGCCCCCAAAATAGCATTATTTTAGTTGTTACTCCACTAAATGCGTTAGTGGATGATCAGCTCAAGATCCTTATGCAGCAGTCAATTGtaacccccacccccccaaCCTCGGGGAATAGTGGGGACATGGATTTTCAACGTTGTCATGACTTGAAATTCCCCAGCCCCCTGGAACATTCTTCGCT GAAAATGCCCCACTTTCCCCCACTATTCCCCGAGGTTGGGGGGGTTGGGGTTACAATTGACTGCTGCATTACACATCGTGGAATCTCATCCACTGTGCTGAAGTCTAAAAAACCAGTTAGTGATGCTGATGAAGATTGTGATAGTGACAGTGTTGACAATGAAAAGTCACATGGGCTTACCAATGATTCTGAAACCTTAGGAAacttaaaggaaggaaaatgcAGGATCATATTTTCACATCCTGAAGCTTTTATTTCGTGCAAGGAAGGGCGAATGCTTCTTTTGTCAAAAGTCTACCAAGACCGTGTCATGGCGTGTGTTATTGATGAAGCACATCTTGTAGAGGAATGGGGTTTTGACTTCAGGCCTGACTTTGCTAATCTGTCCCAACTTGTGTCGATCTTCCCCGCTATTCCAATATTAGCActaactgcaacagcacctaAGAAAAATTGTGACTCGTTGACAAAAGCCCTTAATTTGGAAAAGCCTTGCATTGTAAAGGCCGATCTGGACAGGCCAAATATATTTCTTCACAAAGAGAAAAGGAAAGCTGCATCTTCAGGCGTCGACAGCTATGATTCAATTTTATATCCTATTGCAAAAGATCTAAAGAAGAAACTCGCTGACTATCCGCTTACTCTTATCTATCTACCCTTAAAGTGGTGCGGATATGCTTTTAAATTGTTTCTAGATATACTTG AAAACTGTCTTTTTGGCCAGTTTCATGCCCCCCAAACTGAGCAAATGAAACAGCAGATGCTGAAGCAGTTAACATGCAAATCTAGTAACAGTACGATTCGTGTTGTTTTTGCCACAATTGCTATTGGCATTGGGGTAAATATCCCTAGCATTAGACAGGTTATTCACATTGGTGCACCAAGAACATTGGAATCATATTACCAACAAATTGGCTGA
- the LOC141876830 gene encoding sodium- and chloride-dependent transporter XTRP3-like isoform X1, with protein MTEFSTAQERDSNHIETMPMTVLETTGLKTYRNETSATKRLDGEIENIVILSQPNQEYKVSREKANMPNGSTVGNHGDTANGNKCLPCVNHSPNRSSYQTGRMSLPLNGKYVNNINTKDRSKANGEHSNNTVETRENSRLHRQKSENLCGCGSPLKRLFNHRDPEKPWNSKGDFFVAVLAYLLGISNVVRFPQLFYKHGGGAFFLPYVIMLIILGIPLVCLEMAVGQRLGRNSVIESWQDLNQSLRGIGIAAAVVSLMTIFYYNYIVAWCLYYFVHSMRRTLLWSTCLAISNGNDTVDSECTKSSPAEYYWYRETLDVADDINKSTGINLYLYLFVVVSWTLSFLLTMRGSRAVSKILIVILLFIVTNLLTLFFHGVHLKGWAEGLGRLFIPEFEKLKEPVVWMDAAGQIFFSLGIGFGSLTLFSTGNKPKNSCFTDALLCVLGNCGTSVWAGIIMFSLFGFKADYKVKECEMSRNSSFKTNGSALSLPCSKDEVLNNLPPGLSLAFAGLSETFTKMSPPPLWSSLFYFLLFLLGSSSMLGMMEIVLVTGKEMKFFKRTWRNEIICGIVCLILCISNLMFVQSTGFYLLEIISGASSIPLLFTGLVECVGVTYVYGMDRFSKDLYQMTGKHVKSRWKICWKFISPLIIFCVIIGGMVQMIEAIAKGNFTYTAWDRNQAKVKYHQYPAWGYVIYAIFALVPMFCIVYPPLKDYFVHNNSDDETAGLTSESYSTVLCCCLDWSRNYNVSPKNSKRVNGHVNHTVEGDDG; from the exons ATGACTGAATTTTCTACTGCACAAGAAAGAGACAGTAATCATATCGAAACAATGCCTATGACAGTCTTGGAAACTACAGGGTTAAAGACATATAGAAATGAAACAAGTGCTACAAAAAGACTTGACGGCGAGATCGAGAACATTGTCATATTAAGCCAACCGAACCAAGAGTATAAAGTATCCCGCGAAAAGGCGAACATGCCAAATGGAAGCACAGTTGGCAATCATGGCGATACTGCAAATGGAAATAAGTGTCTGCCTTGTGTTAACCACTCACCAAATAGATCCAGTTATCAAACTGGAAGAATGAGTCTACCGTTGAATGGGAAATACGTCAATAACATTAACACCAAGGACCGCAGTAAAGCAAATGGTGAACATTCTAATAACACAGTCGAAACAAGGGAAAACTCGCGCCTTCATCGGCAGAAATCGGAAAACTTGTGTGGTTGCGGCTCTCCTCTGAAGCGGCTCTTTAACCACAGGGATCCCGAAAAGCCCTGGAACAGTAAAGGTGATTTCTTTGTAGCGGTACTAGCCTACCTTCTTGGGATTAGCAACGTAGTGCGTTTCCCTCAATTGTTTTACAAGCATGGAGGAG gagCATTCTTTCTCCCGTACGTCATTATGCTAATAATACTGGGAATTCCGTTAGTTTGCCTGGAAATGGCGGTAGGGCAAAGACTTGGGCGAAACTCAGTTATTGAATCTTGGCAAGATCTTAATCAGAGTCTACGTGGAATCGGGATAGCAGCAGCTGTAGTCAGCCTAATGACTATATTTTACTACAATTACATCGTGGCTTGGTGCCTGTATTACTTTGTTCATTCAATGAGAAGGACACTGTTATGGAGTACGTGTCTGGCGATAAGCAATGGAAACGACACAGTAGATTCAGAATGCACTAAGAGCAGTCCAGCCGAGTATTACTGGTACCGAGAAACATTAGACGTAGCAGACGATATCAACAAAAGCACAG gaaTCAATCTGTACTTATACTTGTTTGTCGTGGTGTCTTGGACGTTGTCATTTCTACTGACTATGCGCGGTTCTCGTGCAGTTTCAAAG ATTTTAATTGTGATCCTGCTTTTCATAGTTACAAACCTTTTGACGCTTTTCTTTCATGGAGTTCACCTGAAAGGATGGGCAGAGGGGCTAGGACGGTTGTTTATTCCAGAG ttTGAGAAACTAAAGGAGCCAGTTGTTTGGATGGACGCAGCAGGGCAAATCTTCTTTTCTCTTGGCATCGGCTTCGGATCATTGACTTTATTTTCTAcaggaaacaaaccaaaaaatagCTGTTTCACGGACGCACTTTTGTGCGTGCTTGGGAATTGTGGTACATCTGTTTGGGCCGGTATCATTATGTTTTCCCTCTTTGGCTTTAAAGCTGATTATAAAGTGAAAGAATGTGAGATGTCTCGAAACTCATCATTTAAGACAAACGGTTCAGCTCTCAGCTTACCTTGCAGTAAAGATGAAGTACTCAACAAC CTTCCTCCTGGATTATCCCTTGCCTTCGCTGGATTGAGCGAAACCTTCACCAAGATGTCGCCGCCACCTCTGTGGTCGTCTCTTTTCTACTTTCTCCTCTTCTTGCTGGGTTCCTCGAGCATGTTGGGGATGATGGAGATAGTCCTGGTAACTggtaaagaaatgaaattttttaagCGTACTTGGAGAAATGAAATCATTTGCG GTATTGTCTGTCTGATTTTGTGCATAAGCAACCTCATGTTTGTTCAGTCAACTGGATTTTACCTCCTTGAGATAATCAGCGGCGCGAGTTCCATTCCTCTGCTCTTCACTGGCTTGGTTGAGTGCGTAGGTGTTACCTATGTCTACGGAATGGATAG GTTTTCAAAAGACCTTTACCAAATGACAGGGAAACATGTGAAAAGTAGGTGGAAAATATGTTGGAAGTTCATTTCCCCGCTCATCATATTCTGTGTCATAATTGGAGGGATGGTACAAATGATTGAAGCAATCGCTAAGGGGAACTTTACGTACACTGCGTGGGACAGAAATCAG GCCAAGGTAAAATACCACCAGTATCCCGCCTGGGGTTATGTCATTTACGCAATATTTGCTTTGGTTCCCATGTTTTGCATAGTTTATCCTCCTCTAAAAGACTATTTTGTGCATAACAATTCAGACGATGAAACTGCTGGGTTAACAAGTGAAAGCTATTCCACTGTCTTATGCTGTTGCTTAGACTGGTCAAGAAACTACAACGTTTCTCCAAAGAATAGTAAAAGAGTCAATGGACACGTCAATCACACGGTTGAGGGTGACGATGGATAG
- the LOC141876830 gene encoding sodium- and chloride-dependent transporter XTRP3-like isoform X2, which translates to MTEFSTAQERDSNHIETMPMTVLETTGLKTYRNETSATKRLDGEIENIVILSQPNQEYKVSREKANMPNGSTVGNHGDTANGNKCLPCVNHSPNRSSYQTGRMSLPLNGKYVNNINTKDRSKANGEHSNNTVETRENSRLHRQKSENLCGCGSPLKRLFNHRDPEKPWNSKGAFFLPYVIMLIILGIPLVCLEMAVGQRLGRNSVIESWQDLNQSLRGIGIAAAVVSLMTIFYYNYIVAWCLYYFVHSMRRTLLWSTCLAISNGNDTVDSECTKSSPAEYYWYRETLDVADDINKSTGINLYLYLFVVVSWTLSFLLTMRGSRAVSKILIVILLFIVTNLLTLFFHGVHLKGWAEGLGRLFIPEFEKLKEPVVWMDAAGQIFFSLGIGFGSLTLFSTGNKPKNSCFTDALLCVLGNCGTSVWAGIIMFSLFGFKADYKVKECEMSRNSSFKTNGSALSLPCSKDEVLNNLPPGLSLAFAGLSETFTKMSPPPLWSSLFYFLLFLLGSSSMLGMMEIVLVTGKEMKFFKRTWRNEIICGIVCLILCISNLMFVQSTGFYLLEIISGASSIPLLFTGLVECVGVTYVYGMDRFSKDLYQMTGKHVKSRWKICWKFISPLIIFCVIIGGMVQMIEAIAKGNFTYTAWDRNQAKVKYHQYPAWGYVIYAIFALVPMFCIVYPPLKDYFVHNNSDDETAGLTSESYSTVLCCCLDWSRNYNVSPKNSKRVNGHVNHTVEGDDG; encoded by the exons ATGACTGAATTTTCTACTGCACAAGAAAGAGACAGTAATCATATCGAAACAATGCCTATGACAGTCTTGGAAACTACAGGGTTAAAGACATATAGAAATGAAACAAGTGCTACAAAAAGACTTGACGGCGAGATCGAGAACATTGTCATATTAAGCCAACCGAACCAAGAGTATAAAGTATCCCGCGAAAAGGCGAACATGCCAAATGGAAGCACAGTTGGCAATCATGGCGATACTGCAAATGGAAATAAGTGTCTGCCTTGTGTTAACCACTCACCAAATAGATCCAGTTATCAAACTGGAAGAATGAGTCTACCGTTGAATGGGAAATACGTCAATAACATTAACACCAAGGACCGCAGTAAAGCAAATGGTGAACATTCTAATAACACAGTCGAAACAAGGGAAAACTCGCGCCTTCATCGGCAGAAATCGGAAAACTTGTGTGGTTGCGGCTCTCCTCTGAAGCGGCTCTTTAACCACAGGGATCCCGAAAAGCCCTGGAACAGTAAAG gagCATTCTTTCTCCCGTACGTCATTATGCTAATAATACTGGGAATTCCGTTAGTTTGCCTGGAAATGGCGGTAGGGCAAAGACTTGGGCGAAACTCAGTTATTGAATCTTGGCAAGATCTTAATCAGAGTCTACGTGGAATCGGGATAGCAGCAGCTGTAGTCAGCCTAATGACTATATTTTACTACAATTACATCGTGGCTTGGTGCCTGTATTACTTTGTTCATTCAATGAGAAGGACACTGTTATGGAGTACGTGTCTGGCGATAAGCAATGGAAACGACACAGTAGATTCAGAATGCACTAAGAGCAGTCCAGCCGAGTATTACTGGTACCGAGAAACATTAGACGTAGCAGACGATATCAACAAAAGCACAG gaaTCAATCTGTACTTATACTTGTTTGTCGTGGTGTCTTGGACGTTGTCATTTCTACTGACTATGCGCGGTTCTCGTGCAGTTTCAAAG ATTTTAATTGTGATCCTGCTTTTCATAGTTACAAACCTTTTGACGCTTTTCTTTCATGGAGTTCACCTGAAAGGATGGGCAGAGGGGCTAGGACGGTTGTTTATTCCAGAG ttTGAGAAACTAAAGGAGCCAGTTGTTTGGATGGACGCAGCAGGGCAAATCTTCTTTTCTCTTGGCATCGGCTTCGGATCATTGACTTTATTTTCTAcaggaaacaaaccaaaaaatagCTGTTTCACGGACGCACTTTTGTGCGTGCTTGGGAATTGTGGTACATCTGTTTGGGCCGGTATCATTATGTTTTCCCTCTTTGGCTTTAAAGCTGATTATAAAGTGAAAGAATGTGAGATGTCTCGAAACTCATCATTTAAGACAAACGGTTCAGCTCTCAGCTTACCTTGCAGTAAAGATGAAGTACTCAACAAC CTTCCTCCTGGATTATCCCTTGCCTTCGCTGGATTGAGCGAAACCTTCACCAAGATGTCGCCGCCACCTCTGTGGTCGTCTCTTTTCTACTTTCTCCTCTTCTTGCTGGGTTCCTCGAGCATGTTGGGGATGATGGAGATAGTCCTGGTAACTggtaaagaaatgaaattttttaagCGTACTTGGAGAAATGAAATCATTTGCG GTATTGTCTGTCTGATTTTGTGCATAAGCAACCTCATGTTTGTTCAGTCAACTGGATTTTACCTCCTTGAGATAATCAGCGGCGCGAGTTCCATTCCTCTGCTCTTCACTGGCTTGGTTGAGTGCGTAGGTGTTACCTATGTCTACGGAATGGATAG GTTTTCAAAAGACCTTTACCAAATGACAGGGAAACATGTGAAAAGTAGGTGGAAAATATGTTGGAAGTTCATTTCCCCGCTCATCATATTCTGTGTCATAATTGGAGGGATGGTACAAATGATTGAAGCAATCGCTAAGGGGAACTTTACGTACACTGCGTGGGACAGAAATCAG GCCAAGGTAAAATACCACCAGTATCCCGCCTGGGGTTATGTCATTTACGCAATATTTGCTTTGGTTCCCATGTTTTGCATAGTTTATCCTCCTCTAAAAGACTATTTTGTGCATAACAATTCAGACGATGAAACTGCTGGGTTAACAAGTGAAAGCTATTCCACTGTCTTATGCTGTTGCTTAGACTGGTCAAGAAACTACAACGTTTCTCCAAAGAATAGTAAAAGAGTCAATGGACACGTCAATCACACGGTTGAGGGTGACGATGGATAG